The following DNA comes from Vigna radiata var. radiata cultivar VC1973A chromosome 4, Vradiata_ver6, whole genome shotgun sequence.
TTTGATTAgaaattggatttttatttattttttgtgcctaTGTAAACTTTTGAGTTGCATGTGATTGCATTGTTTTAGTACAAGTGAAGAGTCATAAGAACGATGACTATCATGAATTTAGgagtttaaatttgttattgaatgaaatgaaacaaaaatatcatatccataaattataaaaataattttttaatgaatttttattttgttgatgaaaTTGAGAATAGTTAAATTCACATTTCTGGTGTCCCATTCTCATTCTAATTGTCAAtagatatataaaaacattaatatatgtacatataaGTAACTAATCattttaatacttaattatatttatattatacttattttcatcaaaagtcttaaaATAAAGATTGCTTTATTACTCCTCAACTATTCAATAATGGACTATTTAagtcataataattataataagcaattaaaaatatatagagatttagaaaaaaaaaattagataatatatttggattattatgatattatcaataaaaataacgGAACCATCTAGTACTTAAAAATagattcaaaaagaaaaaacgagAGTTAGTTatcctattatttattatttaaggaTTCATATCCGAAAAGGACTTAGTagatttgtacttttttttttcttttgttgaaatttgtaaacgtggaaacaaaatttatgaaagaaattGGATAgaggaaaataataatttgtatagGTAGTCTATGCATCGATACGTAAAAAAAGcttataattattgaatatatttcttttgtacttttttttatttgttttttttatatcttgaaaataaagacaattttttaacatctattactataataaaaagacttcaaaaaatatttatgaagaaaGTGAAATATTACTCAAGGATGTCATAtgtttttatatgataaattagaatttattcttattaatgTAATGCacttttttttggtaaaaacaaaatctttaaaGAATGTTGTACAAAATGTGAGCTATATAATCTTAATGCATAAACATTTTGTGGAAGTTTTTTGGTTGAGAtactttaaaacatataaattggAATAAACTCGTTAATGTGGAAGGGATTAGttgataatttcttttactaatcCTTGTTTCAAATCTCGATAATTTTGTACATGTTTTAACTCAATATTTGGTGCATAACTCAGGATAAATACAATTATTGTAtctatatttttacataaaatttctTACACGTATTTAAACGATAATATAGAGGTAATTTAAtcaagtttctttttcttctaattagGTATAAATGAAGGTGGAGTATACACTAATTGtcatatttaacaaattatttatcttaataacCAATAATATCTCATTCTTatctttattatctttttagtcTTCCTATAAATGCATATCTATGTCATAGGAAGTATTCATTCAATACTCTCATTCACTATTATatccatatattttataattttattaaagttctTACTAACTTAATCGTTAGAGAATATTTTGCATGTGGATCTTTCATTGACCTTGTTTTTGAGCTCCCAACTTTAATCTTTTAAGTGGTGGCACCACTACTTATATTAAGTAGCTCAGTACCCCCAAGTGATGTGATCACCTTGCTTCCCCTTCCTTCTTCTTgtcttttcttcatttgttccattttatttttatattcttgtCCATTTTAAGCTTCTGATAGTTTTATGCTGTTACTTGTAAGGggttgaataatttaaaaagtcaaGTTATTATGTTCATCCATTTTTCAAAGGGAGTTTAGAGAGTCTCTTCTTGAGTTTCCAAGTCTTATCTTTCAAGTAACGACACTATCACTTATATTGGGTAGCTTAGTATCTAAAGTGATTATACTCACATAAATCTCTCCTTAACATTCATCTCTAACTCGACAATAAACCATTAGAACTATCAACCTAACTACTATTAATCTATTTTCACCTTGAATTAAGTGATAGCACTATTTATAGATCTTTTCTTAATATAgttttgaataaatatattataaaaaatcatatttactaTAAAGCACATTATTATATAAGTCaccatttaatatatatatatatatatatatatatatatatatatatatatatatatatttcattaatataaaaaacatagatgataaatcttattaatatatatagtaaGAGTGTTAGTTATTACACACCTCAtcgtgatattttttttattttaaaatattctattattattattattattttgaaatagaatcagtaaaaataatttagtatagAAAGAAAGTAATTGTCATATTTGAATGTATAgaaatctatacaatttttatttacaattacaTATCATAAAGAGACATCTACGTGTTTGGATGATAACTATGGAGAGAGTCAAAACAATAACTACAAATAGTATGAAGACATGTTTTAATAAGTATAACATGAACACATGTTTGGTTAATGGACATGTTAGATAACAACTAATTCTCtattttaagaattataataagtataaccattacaaaaatagaaaaatatatcacacaaaaAAACATGTGGTTGATGCAACACTATATATAACTGAACATTCCAATCTCTAAACACACACAGTTACATccaatttttcttaaatatcctagcttaaaataaaatcatgaaggGTTTGATTCTCTTTAGCATAATTGTTGCTTGTGGTTTTGTTGAAAATGTTGTTTCATACAACAATCAATTTCCTTATAGAACCATTATAAATTTTGGTGACTCTTTAAGTGATACAGGAAATTCTGCAACTAACGAACCATTTAAGGCTGATAGTCCATACGGTTCAACATATTTTAAACATCCTGCAGGACGTATGTCAAATGGAAGATTGATAATAGATTTTATAGGTACTTATACCCTCTTTTCTATTCAAAAGATGACTTCAATGAAATTTGTGCACAAGAAATACTATCACATAATAATCATATGTTACCAATCACACACATTCTTACTAACATATgatcattttcattttagtcAAAGCATATGGGTTACCATACTTGCCAGCTTATCTAAATTTAACGGAAGGACAACATGTTAAGCAAGGAGTAAATTTTGCATATTCTGGTGCAACTGCACTAGATAAAAGCTTTTTTGATAAAAGAGGACTCAATGTACCAGCAGCTGCTTATGCATTAAATACTCAACTTGATTGGTTTCATAAGATCAAGCCCTCGCTTTGTACAGGCAAAGAAGGTTGGATCATATCTCCTTTCATAAAGTTTCTAcaacatatttgtttttttttttgtttctccaTATAATTACtaacaattttatttccttCTATGACAGACTGTGCTAATTTCTTTAAGAACTCATTAGTTCTAGTTGGTGAGATTGGTGGGAATGACATTAATGCAATTATCCCACATAAAAATCTTACAGAAATTCGAGAGTTTGTTCCACATATTATTGAAGCNATTACAAATATGACTTCTGTAAGTTGTATCAANTATATCTTAAAGTAATTACAATAGTATAATTAAACTTCATTTGAAATGTGATTGATTACAGTAACCTGACTTTGGTTTCTGCTTCTATTATGTAGACACTAATTTCAGAAGGAGTTGTTGAACTAGNGNTTCCAGGCAACTTTCCAATTGGGTGTAATACCTATGTTTTGAATACGGTGAATAGTGATAAAAAAGAAGATTATGACGAATTTGGGTGTTTGAGAAATTACAATGCTGCCATCAAGTACTATCATGATCAACTCAAAACGGCTATAGACGAATTGAGACACAAGAACCCTCAtgttaacataatatattttaattattatagtgCGGCTAGACGTTTATTTGAAAAACCAGAACAATATGGTATGTTGTACTttgattttgcttttctttAGATGAACAATAAATAGTTATACAAGGTTTTTGCCATAATTTTGCTATTAATTTATGCAATGCAGGCTTTAAGGGTAAACCTGACACCTTCAAAGCATGTTGTGGAAAGGGTGGAAGATACAATCTTAATGAAGTTTGCGGATTTGGTGATTCAGTGATTTGTGATGCACCTGTAAAACACATAAATTGGGATGGATTTCATTTCACTGAAGCAGGTTATAGATCTGTAGCACAAGGACTTCTTGAGGGTCCTTATGCTACTCCTCCTCTTAAAACTCCTCCATTCAAGATACCAAAGGAATGAAGATAGTCCAAAGGAAACATTAATGAAGATAGCATTTAATCCTATCTTTTAGTATGCATATAATAAGTCATACATAGAAAATATGGTAGAACTTTACTATTGTATTATACAATAAATGATGGACATTTTTGTTTcgttagaaaaataaattgttgtttGTGAAACTCTCAtcattaattacattatttttcttctaaaaatttgATTACTTCAGTTTTCTTGTTTTAGTGATTAATAATGACTAATTTTGTTTGCATGAGTTGTAACCACAAAATTATCTTTACAAAGAATTATGGATATGATCTTCCTGTGTATAAGAATGATCATTATTAAAACAGTTAACTAGTTACAAAAATTGCAATAActatttaattgtcatgttactataatttgaaaatagtcataaacatttcttttatatatatatatatatatatatatatatatatatatatatatatatatatatatatatatgtgtgtgtgtgattgtgtattttacatttaaaataattgagaagtaatattttaaaataaattgccACTTAATTTTGggtaaaagtaattatttaaagtcGTTAATTACCTATTATGATTTTGGGTTAATAGTAAAACTCATTCATCCATTAATTTGGTCCAGTTGCACCTCATTTATGAATTTCAAGTTTGGACTTATATACCTACTTAACTTCGGAATATTTAGGAAAATTTgtaatctataaatatatttaactaattatgtattttttatccaaataacttatatttattatttgtcaaAGATTTTCTAACACTCGCATCAGAGATTGAATGTTTTGAGTAAAAAAGAGTATGAGAGGTATGTATTTTATGGTAAAATATCACATGTATTGAGTTCTATTTGGTTTGTTATAAAAGTagataatatcaataaaatataaaataatatcaataaaaataacaacttaCTATTTATATGGTAATTAGCTAAATATTTTGTAGGTtaaccataaaataataattgtaatgtGATTAACcatatattttatagatatatgatattaaagaatattataatGTAATCAAACTACTGATATTTGATCATATATTCTATTAGTATATGAATATTTGAgccaataaatattttttagaatattgtTTAACCACTTTAGGTTAATAATGTTGAATGAGCCTTGTTGGGTCATGACATTTAACATATTTGTTGGGCTGGGTATGTACATAAGCCTCTCCAAACACAAACGAGATACATGGGTTACCATCAAGGAGAGAAGTTAAGTTCTCTATTGACTTGATTACTGGTGCAGGAATAGTATCTGTAGTTACTTACAGGATGGCTCTTGCAAAGTTAGCAGAACTAAAGAAGCAGGTAAAAGAACTTTTGGAGAAGGAGTTTATCAGACCAAGTGTGCCGCCTTGGGGAGCTCCAATGTTTCTTGTAAAGAAGAAAGACATAAGTTTGAGGTTTTGTGTTGGCTACCGATAGCTGAACAAGCTGACAATCAAGAATAAGTATCCATTGCCGAGGTTTGATGACCTGTTAGACTGGCTACAAGCAAGTATATTCTCTAAAATTGACTTGAGTACCATCAAATTTTAGTCAAGCCTGGAGATGTgtaaaagaaaacttttagaTCGCGCTATGGGCATTACGAGTATGTAGTAATGTCATTTGAAGTTACAAATGTTCCTACAATCAAGGGTAagattgttaagacaagatcatctAGAGACTATACCATCTAAGCAACtcaggttttgaagtttaacaaaaacaataaataaagtattgGTCCTTatgaatagtttttttaaagaaataacatttaagagaaaaatattttgtaacatcTTTTATAGAAGAAATCaagtttataataatgttttctaGATTGAACTATCTGGTGAAAAATGTCTCCCTTATTGAATCATCTAATAAACAATATGTGCaacataaaacattttatagaataagaaaatttgatgatgatgaatcaCAAGTTAgcatttaattaacaaaaaatgtcTATCTCATGACAACACTAAAACTTAAAGAAagttttaatcaaaataatgttaattcaAGAGCTTTTATGAAATGTATTGTCTAACATATGACCGTTAAATGCTAcatttataaatagttattgaTAAAACATGTAATGATTTATATCATTTGATGATGATATTTGTTGTATGTTTtaccaaaaaatattaatgatatattaaataataaaatgttttaaacatatAATACGGCCTAACGCTTATgaactttcaaaatatttaatgcaaTGCTTTTAGGTCTTGTTCTTGATATTTGTGTAGATCACTAAAACAAAAAGATATGACATAATCACTACACCCAAGAAAAAAACGTTGAGatatgaagaacattatgcGAATGTTTCTCTTAAAGCCTTATGCTCTCTGTCACATCGtataagttttgttttgataatGACTATGATAAAGCAATGTAGCTCTACAAAAGTATACTTGAGTCTGACTTCTCACCTAAAGGCTTCTTGCTCTACCTGAAGTCGACCGCTTTGTTTAATGgtcaacttaaaaataaaactataaatggaTGGAagtttgaagagaagaaaaggaaagataaTATAGTGAACCCGTGAATGCTAAAATAACCTTATTGTGCTCATATATCATTTGAAGCAAAATATgttctaaaagagaaaaaccttAGCAAAATCGTATATTTCTTTGTGGATTTTCAATCCTCTCTTTGAGAggtatcaatttttatttggtCATAACATTGTTTGTGTTCTACATTCTGAAGATAATTAAAACGTTTGGTGTTTAAGAAAAGCCTTAGTCATATTTTTTAGCTTGGCCTAAATCATTGATCATGCCCTACGTTGGCGCACCATAGgtactatatttttattcttagtatttttatgtaacatttataaataaattacccatacctttgaaaatctttattttAGTTCTCCCATCTTGAAAAGCAAACATTGCATCAACCTGTTATccatgaagatgatgacatttTAGAAGTAGACGATGATATTCTAAGAAAGCTCATGACAAAATTAAACAGGTTGAATAGAGGACTAGTAAAGCTAGAGTGggagtgatgggtgtcgccgcccaatcaaatttgatgtgtagtttaaatgcagtatagctagggaatgacccttaggtcgtctcccaaagaccaattttgcggttcaagaatcgagtctaacacgaaaagagggggggggggtttaaAAAGGTTTTGCAGaaattaaagaagtcaataaagacacaaatgcaaacaaactaattaaagctAGCATgacaattaaactaacactattaaaaccttagacaacattcaaacaaaataaaataaaatagtagacATCAACATTATGCAACAAGCAATTATCTAGCacaattgaaattatttaaatgccACACTCAACTAAAAGAATGAAACATAACTCAATATACTAtgccaaatattttaaagcaaagaaatgaGTGAATATAGTTTGCCTCCACCAATTCACGTGACTTCCCAAGCTTTAAggtgaagaaaattaattcctcTCTCCTCCAAAGGGTTGGCTTAACTTGCTTTGCTACCAAAGAGTAAAAAGAaatacttttcttcttctacaaaATCACTTTGCCGAGATACCCTTTTACCAAATTCCATTTCATTCTCTCTCATCAAAGGCAATGACCATGAGCTTTATTCCATTCTCCAAGAAAGCAACTTGATTAAATCACAAAATGGTGAAGCAAATCCCAAGAACGTTTGACTTCCACCTCTTCTACCTTGCATTGAATGCCATTTCTTCAATCTATCACCGTGGGCCCCTTAGCCAAAAGGAATTTCCAATTCTCACTTCTCAAGAAACCAATGATGTAGCTCACCAAGTTGAATGGTCCTCCTTGCAGCCGTGACATCCTTCTCCCATTCTTTGTCAACTTTGCAATGtaatataaaacaacaaaagaaaaacttccTTGAAGATGCCAAGCTGGACGTCCGTAGCTTCCCAAGGTAAGGCTATCTTCTTTCCATCTCTTCTCCCAAGGCTAATAAAACTCAACAAAGATGAAACAATGCAAACTACTTCACTCAAAATCATCCGCGGTACAAGCTCACCTACTCCTATCCAATCACCTTTTCATTCTTCAAAGTGAAATGAAAGCTCAAAGAAAGTAACCACCGGACCCCACCATTTCATATTATGAAGTTAAAGAGAAACATTGTAATTACTAAATGGAATAAGTGTGAAGCACATTCATTTCCAAAAAGTAATGCTGCAACAATTAAAATGGAAAGAGGAAATGCTTTCATTATCCACCCATTGAAAGAACCGTGAACAAACTCATGGAAACAAAAGAAACTTGAGCAACATATTTTCCAGCCAAGACACGTTCCAGCCCCTCAAGGGTTTAAAGCCAAATCTAAAAAAAACTTGCAAAAAGGTGGTTGTCTTTTTCGTTCAACAAAGAAGCAATTAAAGAACCTCACTCCAAAGttcataaaagaaacaaaatgaaaagataaaaggGAATTTGATTCATTCCTCCAgctgaaaatgaagaaaaccgAGTTACATACTATTCTCCACACACGGAAACGTTAACTAGCCAAAAGAGTAGAAGTGTTGTGTAAGTGGCGGCTCTCCCCTCCCTAGGTCCGAGAATGAGTCACTAAAAACTAGGGTGGGAtccacccaaaaccctagggacatgtcaccatttttacaattgggcttttgtctaatctaccaaaattagcccaaaatacaaaacttagtttaaaaagcctaatctactaaattaaaatttgactaatcctaaagtgtctttgtggagagtcttcacttaattggtgcccttccaaaaatctcacagtgtgattccaaaatttctctggaaaataaaaataggaataattaagctcaattaattcaaattaattaaaatcagaattattggtctaattaagcccaaatggtgaaaatgacacaataactaagaattaagcacaattcatcaacacaattcggtacgaaaaactaagtgaatggtataaaatatcgactcatcagggAGTTAAGAGT
Coding sequences within:
- the LOC106758415 gene encoding GDSL esterase/lipase At1g28590-like, producing MKGLILFSIIVACGFVENVVSYNNQFPYRTIINFGDSLSDTGNSATNEPFKADSPYGSTYFKHPAGRMSNGRLIIDFIVKAYGLPYLPAYLNLTEGQHVKQGVNFAYSGATALDKSFFDKRGLNVPAAAYALNTQLDWFHKIKPSLCTGKEDCANFFKNSLVLVGEIGGNDINAIIPHKNLTEIREFVPHIIEAITNMTSTLISEGVVELXXPGNFPIGCNTYVLNTVNSDKKEDYDEFGCLRNYNAAIKYYHDQLKTAIDELRHKNPHVNIIYFNYYSAARRLFEKPEQYGFKGKPDTFKACCGKGGRYNLNEVCGFGDSVICDAPVKHINWDGFHFTEAGYRSVAQGLLEGPYATPPLKTPPFKIPKE